The following coding sequences lie in one Primulina huaijiensis isolate GDHJ02 chromosome 2, ASM1229523v2, whole genome shotgun sequence genomic window:
- the LOC140966303 gene encoding protein NLP5-like isoform X3, which produces MVGTRILVNGVMSFDTCKESSEIVIVWEDWAMEENVLPLNSVLGASPSDSFMDLDYMDQLFLEGGWLETHGPEFLSFDASTPISPFEPSFLWSTLEANTVEFGRVSSKEERQRSSFPENLSISQAQDALGSLGQPESYVVEGVESRKRLWIAPRASTSIMDRLFQALGYIKDYSKDKDALIQVWVPVNRDGERVLTTNDRLVSVDRNCPNLAQYREISRGYQFSTEEGSKEAGLPGRVFRNKIPEWTPDVRFFTRDEYPRVVDAQKYDIRGTLAVPVMEQGSRTCLGVIEVVLTTPKLKYGAELERVCKALEAVDLRTTEVPVAQNVKTSDISYQTALPEILEVLQSACETHGLPLAQTWVPCILQGKGGCRHSDDNLENCVSTVDSACYIGDSRIQGFHEACSEYHLLKGQGIVGKAFRTNQPCFSPDVTSFSKTEYPLSHHARMFGLQAAVAIRLRSICTGSADFVLEFFLPIDCKDLEEQKKMLTSLSHIIRNICRTLRVVTDKELQENFTLPDEELIISPSMRFSQAPDSNSREGFTFVTKRSTSGDGSSVYTNRTEEKRRAKADKTITLQVLRQHFAGSLKDAARNLGVCPTTLKRICRQHGIQRWPSRKIKKVGHSLQKIQRVIDSVQGASGVLQIESFYSNFPELASPNASKTTHFSNFESTDHVWPAEVHHESFLSSPPAAVSLSPSSSSSQSSGSSGSCSGGTQPKSSLSIPRHDESVFKDNADGMFKRTRSDANLHLSSDEQKLLQRSRSQASLYVTVKPENSRPEAQVGGGIKAQERVRPRVKVSFGEEKIRFRIQHSWGYKDLYQEICRRFGVSDTQGYHLKYLDDDAEWVLLTCDDDLVECVDVCHSSQTDTIKLQLLGDSQAHFGSSFGSGHHS; this is translated from the exons atgGTGGGAACAAGAATCTTGGTGAATGGAGTCATGTCTTTTGACACCTGTAAAGAATCTTCTGAAA TTGTGATTGTGTGGGAAGATTGGgcaatggaagaaaatgtaCTTCCCCTTAATTCGGTGTTGGGTGCTTCTCCGTCTGATTCTTTCATGGATCTGGATTACATGGACCAGCTGTTTTTAGAAGGAGGTTGGTTAGAAACGCATGGACCCGAATTCCTGAGTTTTGATGCTTCGACTCCCATTTCACCTTTTGAACCTTCGTTTCTATGGTCGACTTTAGAAGCGAATACTGTCGAATTTGGCCGGGTCTCATCGAAAGAAGAGAGACAGAGATCATCTTTCCCCGAGAATCTATCCATAAGTCAAGCTCAAGATGCACTTGGTTCTCTGGGGCAACCCGAAAGCTATGTGGTTGAAGGTGTTGAATCAAGAAAAAGATTGTGGATTGCGCCTAGAGCTTCGACATCGATAATGGACCGATTATTTCAGGCTCTTGGATATATAAAAGATTACTCGAAGGATAAAGATGCCCTGATTCAAGTTTGGGTTCCCGTGAACAGAGATGGAGAACGTGTTCTGACTACAAATGATCGACTTGTTTCCGTCGACCGTAACTGTCCAAATCTTGCTCAATATCGGGAGATTTCAAGGGGTTACCAATTCTCCACCGAGGAAGGTTCAAAAGAAGCTGGATTGCCTGGTAGGGTGTTCCGGAATAAAATCCCTGAGTGGACTCCTGATGTTCGGTTCTTTACAAGGGACGAATATCCTCGAGTTGTTGATGCACAGAAATATGATATTCGTGGTACTCTTGCAGTTCCAGTTATGGAACAAGGTAGTCGAACTTGTTTGGGTGTGATCGAAGTTGTTTTGACAACACCCAAGCTCAAATATGGCGCGGAGCTAGAACGTGTCTGTAAAGCTCTTGAG GCTGTTGATCTCAGGACTACTGAAGTTCCTGTGGCGCAAAATGTCAAG ACAAGTGATATATCTTACCAAACTGCACTACCGGAAATTTTGGAAGTTCTTCAATCTGCCTGTGAAACACATGGATTACCTTTGGCTCAGACATGGGTTCCGTGCATCTTGCAAGGTAAAGGAGGATGTCGTCACTCTGATGATAATCTAGAAAACTGTGTCTCCACGGTAGATTCTGCTTGTTACATAGGCGATTCCCGTATTCAGGGGTTTCATGAAGCTTGCTCTGAGTACCACTTGTTGAAAGGTCAAGGCATAGTTGGTAAAGCGTTTAGAACTAATCAGCCCTGTTTCTCGCCTGATGTTACTTCGTTTAGTAAGACCGAATACCCTCTTTCTCACCACGCAAGAATGTTTGGACTACAAGCTGCTGTTGCTATACGACTTAGGAGTATTTGCACAGGTTCTGCGGACTTTGTATTGGAGTTCTTTTTGCCTATAGATTGCAAGGATTTAGAAGAACAGAAGAAAATGCTCACTTCTTTGTCGCATATAATACGAAATATTTGCCGGACTTTACGAGTTGTCACAGACAAAGAGTTGCAAGAAAATTTTACTTTGCCAGATGAAGAGTTGATAATTTCCCCATCCATGAGATTCAGCCAGGCACCTGATTCTAATTCGAGAGAAGGTTTCACATTTGTAACGAAACGATCTACTTCTGGTGATGGCAGTTCGGTCTACACGAACAGAACTGAAGAGAAAAGACGTGCTAAAGCTGATAAAACTATTACATTGCAAGTTCTTCGGCAACATTTTGCCGGTAGCCTGAAAGATGCTGCTAGGAATCTTGGTG TTTGCCCCACAACTTTGAAGAGGATATGCAGGCAGCACGGAATACAGCGTTGGCCTTCTCGAAAAATCAAGAAAGTTGGCCATTCCCTACAAAAAATCCAACGTGTGATCGACTCTGTCCAAGGTGCCTCTGGTGTCTTGCAGATCGAATCTTTCTACTCAAACTTTCCTGAACTGGCGTCCCCAAATGCATCGAAAACTACCCATTTTTCGAATTTCGAATCTACTGATCATGTATGGCCTGCAGAAGTACATCATGAAAGCTTCCTTTCAAGCCCTCCAGCTGCTGTCTCTCTGtcaccttcttcttcttccagTCAAAGTTCCGGCTCAAGTGGATCTTGTTCCGGTGGAACACAGCCTAAATCATCTTTGAGCATTCCACGTCACGATGAATCAGTCTTTAAGGACAACGCCGATGGCATGTTCAAGAGGACTAGAAGTGATGCAAATTTACATCTATCAAGTGATGAGCAAAAGCTCCTTCAAAGATCCCGAAGCCAGGCATCTTTATACGTGACTGTTAAACCAGAAAATAGCCGTCCAGAAGCACAGGTTGGCGGTGGCATCAAAGCTCAAGAAAGAGTCCGTCCACGAGTAAAAGTTAGTTTTGGGGAAGAGAAGATCAGATTCCGGATCCAACATTCTTGGGGTTACAAAGATCTATACCAAGAAATTTGCAGAAGATTTGGTGTGAGTGACACTCAGGGATACCATCTCAAGTATTTGGACGACGATGCTGAATGGGTATTGCTAACATGCGACGATGATTTGGTAGAATGTGTGGATGTTTGTCACTCGTCTCAAACCGACACCATAAAGCTCCAACTTCTTGGCGATTCTCAAGCACATTTTGGTTCGTCATTTGGCAGTGGACATCATTCTTGA
- the LOC140966303 gene encoding protein NLP5-like isoform X2 gives MLPCLVFLFSIFVGFICWLYFRSVLCEVVIVWEDWAMEENVLPLNSVLGASPSDSFMDLDYMDQLFLEGGWLETHGPEFLSFDASTPISPFEPSFLWSTLEANTVEFGRVSSKEERQRSSFPENLSISQAQDALGSLGQPESYVVEGVESRKRLWIAPRASTSIMDRLFQALGYIKDYSKDKDALIQVWVPVNRDGERVLTTNDRLVSVDRNCPNLAQYREISRGYQFSTEEGSKEAGLPGRVFRNKIPEWTPDVRFFTRDEYPRVVDAQKYDIRGTLAVPVMEQGSRTCLGVIEVVLTTPKLKYGAELERVCKALEAVDLRTTEVPVAQNVKTSDISYQTALPEILEVLQSACETHGLPLAQTWVPCILQGKGGCRHSDDNLENCVSTVDSACYIGDSRIQGFHEACSEYHLLKGQGIVGKAFRTNQPCFSPDVTSFSKTEYPLSHHARMFGLQAAVAIRLRSICTGSADFVLEFFLPIDCKDLEEQKKMLTSLSHIIRNICRTLRVVTDKELQENFTLPDEELIISPSMRFSQAPDSNSREGFTFVTKRSTSGDGSSVYTNRTEEKRRAKADKTITLQVLRQHFAGSLKDAARNLGVCPTTLKRICRQHGIQRWPSRKIKKVGHSLQKIQRVIDSVQGASGVLQIESFYSNFPELASPNASKTTHFSNFESTDHVWPAEVHHESFLSSPPAAVSLSPSSSSSQSSGSSGSCSGGTQPKSSLSIPRHDESVFKDNADGMFKRTRSDANLHLSSDEQKLLQRSRSQASLYVTVKPENSRPEAQVGGGIKAQERVRPRVKVSFGEEKIRFRIQHSWGYKDLYQEICRRFGVSDTQGYHLKYLDDDAEWVLLTCDDDLVECVDVCHSSQTDTIKLQLLGDSQAHFGSSFGSGHHS, from the exons ATGCTTCCTTGTTTGGTGTttcttttttccatttttgTGGGTTTTATCTGCTGGCTATACTTTCGCAGTGTTCTCTGTGAag TTGTGATTGTGTGGGAAGATTGGgcaatggaagaaaatgtaCTTCCCCTTAATTCGGTGTTGGGTGCTTCTCCGTCTGATTCTTTCATGGATCTGGATTACATGGACCAGCTGTTTTTAGAAGGAGGTTGGTTAGAAACGCATGGACCCGAATTCCTGAGTTTTGATGCTTCGACTCCCATTTCACCTTTTGAACCTTCGTTTCTATGGTCGACTTTAGAAGCGAATACTGTCGAATTTGGCCGGGTCTCATCGAAAGAAGAGAGACAGAGATCATCTTTCCCCGAGAATCTATCCATAAGTCAAGCTCAAGATGCACTTGGTTCTCTGGGGCAACCCGAAAGCTATGTGGTTGAAGGTGTTGAATCAAGAAAAAGATTGTGGATTGCGCCTAGAGCTTCGACATCGATAATGGACCGATTATTTCAGGCTCTTGGATATATAAAAGATTACTCGAAGGATAAAGATGCCCTGATTCAAGTTTGGGTTCCCGTGAACAGAGATGGAGAACGTGTTCTGACTACAAATGATCGACTTGTTTCCGTCGACCGTAACTGTCCAAATCTTGCTCAATATCGGGAGATTTCAAGGGGTTACCAATTCTCCACCGAGGAAGGTTCAAAAGAAGCTGGATTGCCTGGTAGGGTGTTCCGGAATAAAATCCCTGAGTGGACTCCTGATGTTCGGTTCTTTACAAGGGACGAATATCCTCGAGTTGTTGATGCACAGAAATATGATATTCGTGGTACTCTTGCAGTTCCAGTTATGGAACAAGGTAGTCGAACTTGTTTGGGTGTGATCGAAGTTGTTTTGACAACACCCAAGCTCAAATATGGCGCGGAGCTAGAACGTGTCTGTAAAGCTCTTGAG GCTGTTGATCTCAGGACTACTGAAGTTCCTGTGGCGCAAAATGTCAAG ACAAGTGATATATCTTACCAAACTGCACTACCGGAAATTTTGGAAGTTCTTCAATCTGCCTGTGAAACACATGGATTACCTTTGGCTCAGACATGGGTTCCGTGCATCTTGCAAGGTAAAGGAGGATGTCGTCACTCTGATGATAATCTAGAAAACTGTGTCTCCACGGTAGATTCTGCTTGTTACATAGGCGATTCCCGTATTCAGGGGTTTCATGAAGCTTGCTCTGAGTACCACTTGTTGAAAGGTCAAGGCATAGTTGGTAAAGCGTTTAGAACTAATCAGCCCTGTTTCTCGCCTGATGTTACTTCGTTTAGTAAGACCGAATACCCTCTTTCTCACCACGCAAGAATGTTTGGACTACAAGCTGCTGTTGCTATACGACTTAGGAGTATTTGCACAGGTTCTGCGGACTTTGTATTGGAGTTCTTTTTGCCTATAGATTGCAAGGATTTAGAAGAACAGAAGAAAATGCTCACTTCTTTGTCGCATATAATACGAAATATTTGCCGGACTTTACGAGTTGTCACAGACAAAGAGTTGCAAGAAAATTTTACTTTGCCAGATGAAGAGTTGATAATTTCCCCATCCATGAGATTCAGCCAGGCACCTGATTCTAATTCGAGAGAAGGTTTCACATTTGTAACGAAACGATCTACTTCTGGTGATGGCAGTTCGGTCTACACGAACAGAACTGAAGAGAAAAGACGTGCTAAAGCTGATAAAACTATTACATTGCAAGTTCTTCGGCAACATTTTGCCGGTAGCCTGAAAGATGCTGCTAGGAATCTTGGTG TTTGCCCCACAACTTTGAAGAGGATATGCAGGCAGCACGGAATACAGCGTTGGCCTTCTCGAAAAATCAAGAAAGTTGGCCATTCCCTACAAAAAATCCAACGTGTGATCGACTCTGTCCAAGGTGCCTCTGGTGTCTTGCAGATCGAATCTTTCTACTCAAACTTTCCTGAACTGGCGTCCCCAAATGCATCGAAAACTACCCATTTTTCGAATTTCGAATCTACTGATCATGTATGGCCTGCAGAAGTACATCATGAAAGCTTCCTTTCAAGCCCTCCAGCTGCTGTCTCTCTGtcaccttcttcttcttccagTCAAAGTTCCGGCTCAAGTGGATCTTGTTCCGGTGGAACACAGCCTAAATCATCTTTGAGCATTCCACGTCACGATGAATCAGTCTTTAAGGACAACGCCGATGGCATGTTCAAGAGGACTAGAAGTGATGCAAATTTACATCTATCAAGTGATGAGCAAAAGCTCCTTCAAAGATCCCGAAGCCAGGCATCTTTATACGTGACTGTTAAACCAGAAAATAGCCGTCCAGAAGCACAGGTTGGCGGTGGCATCAAAGCTCAAGAAAGAGTCCGTCCACGAGTAAAAGTTAGTTTTGGGGAAGAGAAGATCAGATTCCGGATCCAACATTCTTGGGGTTACAAAGATCTATACCAAGAAATTTGCAGAAGATTTGGTGTGAGTGACACTCAGGGATACCATCTCAAGTATTTGGACGACGATGCTGAATGGGTATTGCTAACATGCGACGATGATTTGGTAGAATGTGTGGATGTTTGTCACTCGTCTCAAACCGACACCATAAAGCTCCAACTTCTTGGCGATTCTCAAGCACATTTTGGTTCGTCATTTGGCAGTGGACATCATTCTTGA
- the LOC140966303 gene encoding protein NLP5-like isoform X4 — translation MGCDAVVIVWEDWAMEENVLPLNSVLGASPSDSFMDLDYMDQLFLEGGWLETHGPEFLSFDASTPISPFEPSFLWSTLEANTVEFGRVSSKEERQRSSFPENLSISQAQDALGSLGQPESYVVEGVESRKRLWIAPRASTSIMDRLFQALGYIKDYSKDKDALIQVWVPVNRDGERVLTTNDRLVSVDRNCPNLAQYREISRGYQFSTEEGSKEAGLPGRVFRNKIPEWTPDVRFFTRDEYPRVVDAQKYDIRGTLAVPVMEQGSRTCLGVIEVVLTTPKLKYGAELERVCKALEAVDLRTTEVPVAQNVKTSDISYQTALPEILEVLQSACETHGLPLAQTWVPCILQGKGGCRHSDDNLENCVSTVDSACYIGDSRIQGFHEACSEYHLLKGQGIVGKAFRTNQPCFSPDVTSFSKTEYPLSHHARMFGLQAAVAIRLRSICTGSADFVLEFFLPIDCKDLEEQKKMLTSLSHIIRNICRTLRVVTDKELQENFTLPDEELIISPSMRFSQAPDSNSREGFTFVTKRSTSGDGSSVYTNRTEEKRRAKADKTITLQVLRQHFAGSLKDAARNLGVCPTTLKRICRQHGIQRWPSRKIKKVGHSLQKIQRVIDSVQGASGVLQIESFYSNFPELASPNASKTTHFSNFESTDHVWPAEVHHESFLSSPPAAVSLSPSSSSSQSSGSSGSCSGGTQPKSSLSIPRHDESVFKDNADGMFKRTRSDANLHLSSDEQKLLQRSRSQASLYVTVKPENSRPEAQVGGGIKAQERVRPRVKVSFGEEKIRFRIQHSWGYKDLYQEICRRFGVSDTQGYHLKYLDDDAEWVLLTCDDDLVECVDVCHSSQTDTIKLQLLGDSQAHFGSSFGSGHHS, via the exons ATGGGATGTGATGCAGTTGTGATTGTGTGGGAAGATTGGgcaatggaagaaaatgtaCTTCCCCTTAATTCGGTGTTGGGTGCTTCTCCGTCTGATTCTTTCATGGATCTGGATTACATGGACCAGCTGTTTTTAGAAGGAGGTTGGTTAGAAACGCATGGACCCGAATTCCTGAGTTTTGATGCTTCGACTCCCATTTCACCTTTTGAACCTTCGTTTCTATGGTCGACTTTAGAAGCGAATACTGTCGAATTTGGCCGGGTCTCATCGAAAGAAGAGAGACAGAGATCATCTTTCCCCGAGAATCTATCCATAAGTCAAGCTCAAGATGCACTTGGTTCTCTGGGGCAACCCGAAAGCTATGTGGTTGAAGGTGTTGAATCAAGAAAAAGATTGTGGATTGCGCCTAGAGCTTCGACATCGATAATGGACCGATTATTTCAGGCTCTTGGATATATAAAAGATTACTCGAAGGATAAAGATGCCCTGATTCAAGTTTGGGTTCCCGTGAACAGAGATGGAGAACGTGTTCTGACTACAAATGATCGACTTGTTTCCGTCGACCGTAACTGTCCAAATCTTGCTCAATATCGGGAGATTTCAAGGGGTTACCAATTCTCCACCGAGGAAGGTTCAAAAGAAGCTGGATTGCCTGGTAGGGTGTTCCGGAATAAAATCCCTGAGTGGACTCCTGATGTTCGGTTCTTTACAAGGGACGAATATCCTCGAGTTGTTGATGCACAGAAATATGATATTCGTGGTACTCTTGCAGTTCCAGTTATGGAACAAGGTAGTCGAACTTGTTTGGGTGTGATCGAAGTTGTTTTGACAACACCCAAGCTCAAATATGGCGCGGAGCTAGAACGTGTCTGTAAAGCTCTTGAG GCTGTTGATCTCAGGACTACTGAAGTTCCTGTGGCGCAAAATGTCAAG ACAAGTGATATATCTTACCAAACTGCACTACCGGAAATTTTGGAAGTTCTTCAATCTGCCTGTGAAACACATGGATTACCTTTGGCTCAGACATGGGTTCCGTGCATCTTGCAAGGTAAAGGAGGATGTCGTCACTCTGATGATAATCTAGAAAACTGTGTCTCCACGGTAGATTCTGCTTGTTACATAGGCGATTCCCGTATTCAGGGGTTTCATGAAGCTTGCTCTGAGTACCACTTGTTGAAAGGTCAAGGCATAGTTGGTAAAGCGTTTAGAACTAATCAGCCCTGTTTCTCGCCTGATGTTACTTCGTTTAGTAAGACCGAATACCCTCTTTCTCACCACGCAAGAATGTTTGGACTACAAGCTGCTGTTGCTATACGACTTAGGAGTATTTGCACAGGTTCTGCGGACTTTGTATTGGAGTTCTTTTTGCCTATAGATTGCAAGGATTTAGAAGAACAGAAGAAAATGCTCACTTCTTTGTCGCATATAATACGAAATATTTGCCGGACTTTACGAGTTGTCACAGACAAAGAGTTGCAAGAAAATTTTACTTTGCCAGATGAAGAGTTGATAATTTCCCCATCCATGAGATTCAGCCAGGCACCTGATTCTAATTCGAGAGAAGGTTTCACATTTGTAACGAAACGATCTACTTCTGGTGATGGCAGTTCGGTCTACACGAACAGAACTGAAGAGAAAAGACGTGCTAAAGCTGATAAAACTATTACATTGCAAGTTCTTCGGCAACATTTTGCCGGTAGCCTGAAAGATGCTGCTAGGAATCTTGGTG TTTGCCCCACAACTTTGAAGAGGATATGCAGGCAGCACGGAATACAGCGTTGGCCTTCTCGAAAAATCAAGAAAGTTGGCCATTCCCTACAAAAAATCCAACGTGTGATCGACTCTGTCCAAGGTGCCTCTGGTGTCTTGCAGATCGAATCTTTCTACTCAAACTTTCCTGAACTGGCGTCCCCAAATGCATCGAAAACTACCCATTTTTCGAATTTCGAATCTACTGATCATGTATGGCCTGCAGAAGTACATCATGAAAGCTTCCTTTCAAGCCCTCCAGCTGCTGTCTCTCTGtcaccttcttcttcttccagTCAAAGTTCCGGCTCAAGTGGATCTTGTTCCGGTGGAACACAGCCTAAATCATCTTTGAGCATTCCACGTCACGATGAATCAGTCTTTAAGGACAACGCCGATGGCATGTTCAAGAGGACTAGAAGTGATGCAAATTTACATCTATCAAGTGATGAGCAAAAGCTCCTTCAAAGATCCCGAAGCCAGGCATCTTTATACGTGACTGTTAAACCAGAAAATAGCCGTCCAGAAGCACAGGTTGGCGGTGGCATCAAAGCTCAAGAAAGAGTCCGTCCACGAGTAAAAGTTAGTTTTGGGGAAGAGAAGATCAGATTCCGGATCCAACATTCTTGGGGTTACAAAGATCTATACCAAGAAATTTGCAGAAGATTTGGTGTGAGTGACACTCAGGGATACCATCTCAAGTATTTGGACGACGATGCTGAATGGGTATTGCTAACATGCGACGATGATTTGGTAGAATGTGTGGATGTTTGTCACTCGTCTCAAACCGACACCATAAAGCTCCAACTTCTTGGCGATTCTCAAGCACATTTTGGTTCGTCATTTGGCAGTGGACATCATTCTTGA
- the LOC140966303 gene encoding protein NLP5-like isoform X1 gives MESCLLTPVKNLLKIYLWWRLILLNMGCDAVVIVWEDWAMEENVLPLNSVLGASPSDSFMDLDYMDQLFLEGGWLETHGPEFLSFDASTPISPFEPSFLWSTLEANTVEFGRVSSKEERQRSSFPENLSISQAQDALGSLGQPESYVVEGVESRKRLWIAPRASTSIMDRLFQALGYIKDYSKDKDALIQVWVPVNRDGERVLTTNDRLVSVDRNCPNLAQYREISRGYQFSTEEGSKEAGLPGRVFRNKIPEWTPDVRFFTRDEYPRVVDAQKYDIRGTLAVPVMEQGSRTCLGVIEVVLTTPKLKYGAELERVCKALEAVDLRTTEVPVAQNVKTSDISYQTALPEILEVLQSACETHGLPLAQTWVPCILQGKGGCRHSDDNLENCVSTVDSACYIGDSRIQGFHEACSEYHLLKGQGIVGKAFRTNQPCFSPDVTSFSKTEYPLSHHARMFGLQAAVAIRLRSICTGSADFVLEFFLPIDCKDLEEQKKMLTSLSHIIRNICRTLRVVTDKELQENFTLPDEELIISPSMRFSQAPDSNSREGFTFVTKRSTSGDGSSVYTNRTEEKRRAKADKTITLQVLRQHFAGSLKDAARNLGVCPTTLKRICRQHGIQRWPSRKIKKVGHSLQKIQRVIDSVQGASGVLQIESFYSNFPELASPNASKTTHFSNFESTDHVWPAEVHHESFLSSPPAAVSLSPSSSSSQSSGSSGSCSGGTQPKSSLSIPRHDESVFKDNADGMFKRTRSDANLHLSSDEQKLLQRSRSQASLYVTVKPENSRPEAQVGGGIKAQERVRPRVKVSFGEEKIRFRIQHSWGYKDLYQEICRRFGVSDTQGYHLKYLDDDAEWVLLTCDDDLVECVDVCHSSQTDTIKLQLLGDSQAHFGSSFGSGHHS, from the exons ATGGAGTCATGTCTTTTGACACCTGTAAAGAATCTTCTGAAA ATTTACTTATGGTGGAGGCTAATTTTGTTGAATATGGGATGTGATGCAGTTGTGATTGTGTGGGAAGATTGGgcaatggaagaaaatgtaCTTCCCCTTAATTCGGTGTTGGGTGCTTCTCCGTCTGATTCTTTCATGGATCTGGATTACATGGACCAGCTGTTTTTAGAAGGAGGTTGGTTAGAAACGCATGGACCCGAATTCCTGAGTTTTGATGCTTCGACTCCCATTTCACCTTTTGAACCTTCGTTTCTATGGTCGACTTTAGAAGCGAATACTGTCGAATTTGGCCGGGTCTCATCGAAAGAAGAGAGACAGAGATCATCTTTCCCCGAGAATCTATCCATAAGTCAAGCTCAAGATGCACTTGGTTCTCTGGGGCAACCCGAAAGCTATGTGGTTGAAGGTGTTGAATCAAGAAAAAGATTGTGGATTGCGCCTAGAGCTTCGACATCGATAATGGACCGATTATTTCAGGCTCTTGGATATATAAAAGATTACTCGAAGGATAAAGATGCCCTGATTCAAGTTTGGGTTCCCGTGAACAGAGATGGAGAACGTGTTCTGACTACAAATGATCGACTTGTTTCCGTCGACCGTAACTGTCCAAATCTTGCTCAATATCGGGAGATTTCAAGGGGTTACCAATTCTCCACCGAGGAAGGTTCAAAAGAAGCTGGATTGCCTGGTAGGGTGTTCCGGAATAAAATCCCTGAGTGGACTCCTGATGTTCGGTTCTTTACAAGGGACGAATATCCTCGAGTTGTTGATGCACAGAAATATGATATTCGTGGTACTCTTGCAGTTCCAGTTATGGAACAAGGTAGTCGAACTTGTTTGGGTGTGATCGAAGTTGTTTTGACAACACCCAAGCTCAAATATGGCGCGGAGCTAGAACGTGTCTGTAAAGCTCTTGAG GCTGTTGATCTCAGGACTACTGAAGTTCCTGTGGCGCAAAATGTCAAG ACAAGTGATATATCTTACCAAACTGCACTACCGGAAATTTTGGAAGTTCTTCAATCTGCCTGTGAAACACATGGATTACCTTTGGCTCAGACATGGGTTCCGTGCATCTTGCAAGGTAAAGGAGGATGTCGTCACTCTGATGATAATCTAGAAAACTGTGTCTCCACGGTAGATTCTGCTTGTTACATAGGCGATTCCCGTATTCAGGGGTTTCATGAAGCTTGCTCTGAGTACCACTTGTTGAAAGGTCAAGGCATAGTTGGTAAAGCGTTTAGAACTAATCAGCCCTGTTTCTCGCCTGATGTTACTTCGTTTAGTAAGACCGAATACCCTCTTTCTCACCACGCAAGAATGTTTGGACTACAAGCTGCTGTTGCTATACGACTTAGGAGTATTTGCACAGGTTCTGCGGACTTTGTATTGGAGTTCTTTTTGCCTATAGATTGCAAGGATTTAGAAGAACAGAAGAAAATGCTCACTTCTTTGTCGCATATAATACGAAATATTTGCCGGACTTTACGAGTTGTCACAGACAAAGAGTTGCAAGAAAATTTTACTTTGCCAGATGAAGAGTTGATAATTTCCCCATCCATGAGATTCAGCCAGGCACCTGATTCTAATTCGAGAGAAGGTTTCACATTTGTAACGAAACGATCTACTTCTGGTGATGGCAGTTCGGTCTACACGAACAGAACTGAAGAGAAAAGACGTGCTAAAGCTGATAAAACTATTACATTGCAAGTTCTTCGGCAACATTTTGCCGGTAGCCTGAAAGATGCTGCTAGGAATCTTGGTG TTTGCCCCACAACTTTGAAGAGGATATGCAGGCAGCACGGAATACAGCGTTGGCCTTCTCGAAAAATCAAGAAAGTTGGCCATTCCCTACAAAAAATCCAACGTGTGATCGACTCTGTCCAAGGTGCCTCTGGTGTCTTGCAGATCGAATCTTTCTACTCAAACTTTCCTGAACTGGCGTCCCCAAATGCATCGAAAACTACCCATTTTTCGAATTTCGAATCTACTGATCATGTATGGCCTGCAGAAGTACATCATGAAAGCTTCCTTTCAAGCCCTCCAGCTGCTGTCTCTCTGtcaccttcttcttcttccagTCAAAGTTCCGGCTCAAGTGGATCTTGTTCCGGTGGAACACAGCCTAAATCATCTTTGAGCATTCCACGTCACGATGAATCAGTCTTTAAGGACAACGCCGATGGCATGTTCAAGAGGACTAGAAGTGATGCAAATTTACATCTATCAAGTGATGAGCAAAAGCTCCTTCAAAGATCCCGAAGCCAGGCATCTTTATACGTGACTGTTAAACCAGAAAATAGCCGTCCAGAAGCACAGGTTGGCGGTGGCATCAAAGCTCAAGAAAGAGTCCGTCCACGAGTAAAAGTTAGTTTTGGGGAAGAGAAGATCAGATTCCGGATCCAACATTCTTGGGGTTACAAAGATCTATACCAAGAAATTTGCAGAAGATTTGGTGTGAGTGACACTCAGGGATACCATCTCAAGTATTTGGACGACGATGCTGAATGGGTATTGCTAACATGCGACGATGATTTGGTAGAATGTGTGGATGTTTGTCACTCGTCTCAAACCGACACCATAAAGCTCCAACTTCTTGGCGATTCTCAAGCACATTTTGGTTCGTCATTTGGCAGTGGACATCATTCTTGA